A window of Opitutus sp. ER46 contains these coding sequences:
- a CDS encoding sodium:solute symporter family protein, with amino-acid sequence MENIQLGWIDYAILASYTAFVIGIGFALKRYMKSSSDYLTSGRSIPAWVTGLAFISANLGALELVGMAASGAKYGIATCHFYWVGAIPAMVFLAVFMMPFYYGSKARSVPEYLKMRFDERTRCFNSLTFAVMTVFASGISMNALAKLLNLLLGWDYNLSLWICSAVVLVYVLKGGLTSAIYTEVLQFFMIVLGFAPVVYLGLKDVGGWGKLKETLGHVAQNPAALELNSKSFESNAWTSAWQPLLGGPSANPMGVDIFAMVFGLGFVLSFGYWCTNFLVVQRAMAAKNMGAARRTPIIAAIPKMIFPILVILPGMIAAGLAFNAKDGYRLPPKPISEAVYAQAIPVVKQAAAQPADEAATVASVAKAVGMKLNPAKVTALVKASSTLDEPALKARLQDAVVENDYDGVILSLVKKYCPTGLLGLALTALLASFMSGMAGNVTAFNTVWTYDLYQAYLAPNKSDDHYMWMGRAVTVVGVLLSIAAAYFASNYNNAMDIIQLVFGFVNAPLFATFLLGMFWKRTTSHGAFYGLLAGTLTSALFHSLTIAAGNAPGVKGGYLGVLATLPSEMAQNFWLASFAFGVCFLLTAGISLATSRTKSDDELKGLVYSLTPKLVDSHEAWYLRPAVSGTVLLACCVVINILFW; translated from the coding sequence ATGGAGAATATCCAACTCGGCTGGATCGATTACGCGATCCTTGCCTCGTACACCGCGTTCGTCATCGGCATCGGCTTCGCCCTGAAGCGCTACATGAAGAGCTCGTCGGACTACCTCACGTCCGGCCGCTCCATCCCGGCCTGGGTCACCGGCCTCGCGTTCATCTCCGCCAACCTCGGCGCGCTTGAACTCGTCGGCATGGCCGCCAGCGGCGCCAAGTACGGCATCGCGACCTGCCACTTTTACTGGGTGGGCGCCATCCCGGCCATGGTGTTCCTCGCCGTGTTCATGATGCCGTTCTACTACGGCTCCAAGGCGCGCTCCGTGCCCGAGTACCTCAAGATGCGCTTCGACGAGCGCACGCGCTGCTTCAACTCCCTCACCTTCGCCGTGATGACCGTCTTCGCCTCGGGCATCTCGATGAACGCCCTCGCGAAGCTCCTCAACCTCCTCCTCGGCTGGGACTACAACCTCAGCCTCTGGATCTGCTCGGCGGTCGTGCTCGTGTACGTGCTGAAGGGCGGCCTCACTTCCGCCATCTACACCGAGGTGCTGCAGTTCTTCATGATCGTCCTCGGCTTCGCCCCGGTCGTGTATCTGGGCCTCAAGGACGTCGGTGGCTGGGGCAAACTCAAGGAAACCCTCGGCCACGTCGCGCAGAACCCCGCCGCCCTCGAGCTCAACTCCAAGAGCTTCGAATCCAACGCCTGGACCAGCGCCTGGCAGCCTCTCCTCGGCGGGCCCTCCGCCAACCCCATGGGCGTCGATATCTTCGCCATGGTGTTCGGCCTCGGGTTCGTCCTCTCCTTCGGCTACTGGTGCACCAACTTCCTCGTCGTGCAGCGCGCCATGGCCGCGAAGAACATGGGCGCCGCCCGCCGCACCCCGATCATCGCCGCGATCCCGAAGATGATCTTCCCGATCCTCGTCATCCTCCCCGGCATGATCGCCGCCGGCCTGGCCTTCAACGCCAAGGACGGCTATCGCCTCCCGCCCAAGCCGATCTCCGAAGCCGTCTACGCGCAGGCCATCCCGGTCGTGAAGCAGGCCGCCGCCCAGCCCGCCGATGAAGCCGCCACCGTGGCCAGCGTCGCCAAGGCGGTCGGCATGAAGCTCAACCCGGCCAAGGTCACCGCCCTGGTCAAGGCTTCGTCCACCCTCGACGAGCCCGCCCTCAAGGCCCGCCTGCAGGACGCCGTGGTCGAGAACGACTACGACGGCGTCATCCTCTCGCTGGTGAAGAAGTACTGCCCGACCGGCCTGCTCGGCCTGGCCCTCACCGCCCTCCTCGCCTCGTTCATGTCCGGCATGGCCGGCAACGTCACCGCCTTCAACACGGTGTGGACCTACGACCTGTACCAGGCCTACCTCGCCCCCAACAAGAGCGACGACCACTACATGTGGATGGGCCGCGCGGTCACCGTCGTCGGCGTGCTCCTCAGCATCGCTGCCGCGTATTTCGCGAGTAACTACAACAACGCGATGGACATCATCCAGCTGGTGTTCGGCTTCGTGAACGCGCCGCTGTTCGCCACCTTCCTGCTCGGCATGTTCTGGAAGCGCACCACCTCGCATGGCGCCTTCTACGGCCTGCTCGCCGGCACCCTCACCTCCGCCTTGTTCCACTCCCTGACGATCGCCGCGGGCAACGCGCCGGGCGTCAAGGGCGGCTACCTCGGCGTCCTCGCCACCCTCCCGAGCGAGATGGCCCAGAACTTCTGGCTCGCCTCGTTCGCCTTCGGCGTCTGCTTCCTGCTCACCGCCGGCATCTCGCTGGCCACGTCGCGCACGAAGTCCGACGACGAGCTCAAGGGCCTGGTCTACTCGCTCACGCCCAAGCTGGTCGACTCGCACGAAGCCTGGTACCTCCGCCCGGCGGTTTCCGGCACCGTGCTGCTGGCCTGCTGCGTCGTCATCAACATCCTCTTCTGGTAA
- a CDS encoding ABC transporter permease, with translation MAAAAETPSQPPVASHDEPGTLSYWGLIRRRFGQHRLAVASLFLLAFFYVLAAGAEFFAPYSRQWRDLAHSYCPPQLPRWSWRDGFHVPAVRVAIDPVTYKRTYVEMEAERIALGFFVRGERWRLCGLVTTDRHFFGPLNPVGTRADGTRHTFYFLGADKYGRDIFSRLVYGARISLSVGLISIAITFVLGVVIGGISGYVGGAVDTAIQRLIEVVNAFPHIPLWLALGAVIPVGWPPLFTYFAITLVLSLLNWTGLARVVRGKILALREEDYATAARLLGASPGRILFRHLLPGFTSHIIVVLTMGVPAMILGETSLSFLGFGLHAPIVSWGVMLQDCLNLQTVANYPWLLMPVAFIVLTVLGFNFLGDGLRDAADPYGGR, from the coding sequence ATGGCCGCCGCCGCCGAAACCCCGAGCCAGCCGCCGGTCGCATCGCATGATGAACCGGGGACGCTTTCGTATTGGGGCCTGATCCGGCGGCGCTTTGGGCAGCACCGGCTGGCGGTGGCGTCACTGTTCCTGCTGGCCTTCTTCTACGTGCTGGCGGCGGGGGCGGAGTTTTTCGCGCCGTATTCGCGGCAATGGCGCGATCTGGCGCACTCGTATTGTCCGCCGCAGTTGCCGCGCTGGTCGTGGCGTGACGGCTTCCACGTGCCGGCGGTGCGCGTCGCCATCGATCCGGTCACCTACAAACGCACGTACGTGGAGATGGAGGCGGAGCGGATCGCGCTGGGGTTTTTCGTGCGGGGCGAACGGTGGCGGCTGTGCGGGCTGGTGACGACGGACCGGCACTTTTTCGGACCGCTGAATCCCGTGGGGACGCGGGCGGACGGCACGCGCCACACGTTCTACTTTCTCGGGGCGGACAAGTACGGCCGGGATATCTTCAGCCGGCTGGTGTACGGCGCGCGCATCAGCCTCTCCGTGGGACTGATCTCGATCGCGATCACGTTCGTGCTGGGCGTGGTGATCGGCGGCATCTCCGGCTATGTCGGGGGCGCGGTGGATACGGCGATCCAGCGGCTGATCGAGGTGGTGAACGCGTTCCCGCACATTCCGCTCTGGCTCGCGCTCGGGGCGGTGATCCCCGTCGGCTGGCCGCCGCTCTTCACCTATTTTGCGATCACGCTGGTGCTGAGCCTGCTGAACTGGACCGGGCTGGCGCGGGTGGTGCGCGGCAAGATCCTGGCGCTCCGGGAGGAGGACTATGCCACGGCGGCGCGGCTCCTCGGCGCGAGTCCCGGGCGCATCCTGTTCCGGCACCTGCTGCCGGGTTTCACGAGCCACATCATCGTCGTGCTGACGATGGGCGTACCGGCGATGATCCTGGGCGAGACCTCACTGTCCTTCCTCGGCTTCGGCCTGCATGCCCCGATCGTGAGCTGGGGCGTGATGCTGCAGGACTGCCTCAATCTCCAGACGGTGGCCAACTATCCGTGGCTGCTGATGCCGGTGGCTTTCATCGTGCTGACCGTGCTTGGTTTCAACTTCCTCGGCGACGGGCTGCGCGACGCGGCCGATCCGTACGGCGGGCGGTGA
- a CDS encoding ABC transporter ATP-binding protein yields MPSVPPFASGDRFAPAAPLLEVRNLRVALPAAGGLVGAVQNVSFALERGRTLALVGESGSGKTMTALSLLRIQPPGSQTSGQILLRSRREGDIDLGHLDEKSGLLYKVRGGLISIIFQEPMTALSPVHTIGRQIDEAILLHYDVSPAAAQRRTLEMLAKVGITNADERYHQFPHELSGGLRQRAVVAMALVGRPELLIADEPTTALDMTMQAQILGLIKGLQREIGCAVLLITHDFGVVAQMADQVAVMHHGEIVERGDVRTVLRQPQHPHTRALLHALPGQRRRRGAGV; encoded by the coding sequence ATGCCCTCCGTCCCTCCCTTTGCCTCCGGCGACCGGTTCGCCCCCGCAGCGCCGCTGCTGGAGGTGCGGAACCTGCGCGTGGCGCTGCCGGCGGCGGGGGGCTTGGTGGGTGCGGTGCAGAACGTGTCCTTCGCGCTGGAGCGGGGGCGAACGCTGGCGCTCGTGGGAGAATCGGGCAGCGGCAAGACGATGACGGCGCTGTCGCTGCTGCGGATCCAGCCGCCGGGCAGCCAGACGAGCGGTCAGATCCTCCTGCGGTCGCGGCGGGAAGGAGACATCGACCTCGGGCACCTCGATGAAAAGTCGGGCCTCCTGTACAAGGTCCGCGGCGGGCTGATCAGCATCATCTTCCAGGAGCCGATGACGGCGCTGTCGCCGGTGCACACGATCGGGCGGCAGATCGACGAGGCGATTCTCCTGCACTACGACGTCAGTCCGGCGGCGGCGCAGCGGCGCACGCTGGAGATGCTGGCGAAGGTGGGCATCACCAACGCGGACGAGCGGTATCACCAATTTCCGCACGAGCTTTCGGGCGGGTTGCGCCAGCGGGCGGTCGTGGCGATGGCGCTGGTCGGCCGGCCGGAGCTGCTGATCGCGGACGAGCCGACGACCGCGTTGGACATGACCATGCAGGCGCAGATCCTGGGGCTGATCAAAGGACTGCAGCGGGAGATCGGCTGCGCGGTGCTGCTGATCACGCACGATTTCGGCGTGGTGGCGCAGATGGCCGACCAGGTGGCGGTGATGCACCACGGCGAGATCGTGGAGCGCGGCGATGTGCGCACGGTGCTCCGGCAGCCCCAGCATCCGCACACGCGGGCGTTGCTGCATGCGCTGCCCGGGCAACGCCGGCGGCGGGGGGCGGGCGTGTGA
- a CDS encoding ATP-binding cassette domain-containing protein, whose translation MRAPKAPLLDVRGLSKHFPVPARGLRARVAGVVKAVDDVSFALAPGESLGLVGESGCGKTTVARCILRAMHATAGEVWFRLPDGRTVDLARLSERELIGVRPHAQMVFQDPFSSLNPRMTVRDIVAEPLVIHRLARGRELDDRVAEMLRRVGLSPDVGPRYPHAFSGGQRQRISIARALIMRPALVVCDEATSALDVSVQAQVLDLLLELQQEFGLTYLFVAHNLSVVHDFCDRVAVMRRGRIVEEAPTPELFAAPRHPYTRLLLSAVPSADPDVPMNLHIGDELARLDAEA comes from the coding sequence ATGCGCGCGCCGAAGGCGCCGCTGCTGGACGTCCGCGGGCTGTCGAAGCATTTCCCGGTGCCGGCGCGCGGGCTGCGGGCGCGGGTGGCGGGAGTGGTGAAGGCGGTGGACGACGTGAGCTTCGCGCTCGCGCCGGGCGAATCGCTCGGGCTCGTCGGCGAGAGCGGCTGCGGCAAGACCACGGTGGCGCGGTGCATCCTGCGGGCGATGCACGCGACGGCGGGCGAGGTGTGGTTCCGGTTGCCGGACGGGCGGACGGTGGACCTCGCGCGGCTCAGCGAGCGCGAACTGATCGGCGTGCGCCCGCACGCGCAGATGGTGTTCCAGGATCCCTTTTCCTCGCTCAACCCGCGCATGACGGTGCGCGACATCGTGGCGGAGCCGCTGGTGATCCATCGCCTCGCCCGCGGCCGGGAGCTCGACGACCGCGTGGCGGAGATGCTGCGGCGCGTGGGGCTGAGTCCGGACGTCGGTCCGCGCTATCCGCACGCGTTCAGCGGCGGGCAGCGGCAGCGCATCAGCATTGCGCGGGCGCTGATCATGCGGCCCGCGCTGGTGGTGTGCGACGAGGCGACGTCGGCGCTGGACGTCTCGGTGCAGGCGCAGGTGCTCGATCTGCTGCTCGAGCTGCAGCAGGAGTTCGGGCTGACGTATCTGTTTGTCGCGCACAACCTGAGCGTCGTGCACGATTTCTGCGACCGGGTGGCGGTGATGCGTCGCGGCCGGATCGTGGAGGAGGCGCCCACGCCCGAGCTCTTTGCGGCGCCGCGGCATCCGTATACCAGGCTGCTGCTCTCGGCGGTGCCGTCGGCGGATCCGGACGTGCCGATGAATCTCCACATCGGCGACGAGCTGGCGCGGCTTGACGCGGAAGCCTGA
- the rmuC gene encoding DNA recombination protein RmuC, whose translation MVFLLVSAAAGAVLAWLVLRSREAALRERGRARDEENARLAAELAVARAEVTRLAAASAEANTQLSAERAAHERLVTEFKALSADALRMNRADFLEQARQAFSHLQQQSLGDLEQRRQAVEALVSPIRESLAKVDQKIGEIEQARAGAYGALGEQLKALGVAQTQLQTEAARLSTALRSTTYAGSWGELQLRRVVEMAEMLPYCDFSEQETAGSLRADLVVRLPGGQRIVVDAKAPIESFRAAHEAADEAVRAARMLEHAQKVRGHIDALGAKNYWEQFQPAPEFVVLFLPGDHFLSAALQADPLLLDRALARRVLLATPTTLIALLKAAAYGWRQEAVSRNAEEISSLGRAVYDRVANFADSLEKVGRGLETATKAYNTAVGSFEGMLLPGARKLADLGAKGTKDLSAPGPVDTAAREVVKRA comes from the coding sequence GTGGTGTTCCTTCTCGTCTCCGCCGCCGCGGGCGCGGTGCTTGCCTGGCTGGTACTCCGCTCGCGCGAAGCCGCCCTCCGCGAACGCGGGCGCGCCCGCGACGAGGAGAACGCCCGCCTGGCCGCCGAGCTGGCGGTCGCGCGTGCCGAGGTGACGCGCCTGGCCGCCGCGAGCGCCGAGGCCAACACGCAACTCTCGGCCGAGCGCGCCGCGCATGAACGGCTCGTCACCGAGTTCAAGGCGCTTTCCGCCGATGCGTTGCGCATGAACCGCGCGGATTTTCTCGAGCAGGCGCGCCAGGCCTTCAGTCACCTGCAGCAACAATCGCTCGGCGATCTCGAGCAGCGGCGCCAGGCCGTCGAGGCGCTGGTGTCGCCCATTCGCGAATCGCTCGCGAAGGTCGACCAGAAGATCGGCGAGATCGAGCAGGCCCGCGCCGGGGCCTATGGCGCGCTGGGCGAACAGCTCAAGGCCCTCGGCGTCGCGCAAACCCAGTTGCAGACCGAGGCCGCCCGCCTCTCCACCGCGCTGCGTTCCACCACCTACGCCGGGAGCTGGGGCGAACTGCAGCTCCGCCGCGTCGTCGAGATGGCCGAGATGCTGCCGTACTGCGATTTCAGCGAACAGGAGACCGCCGGCAGCCTGCGCGCCGACCTCGTCGTCCGCCTCCCCGGCGGCCAGCGCATCGTCGTCGACGCCAAGGCGCCCATCGAGTCGTTCCGCGCCGCGCATGAGGCCGCCGACGAAGCCGTCCGCGCCGCCCGCATGCTGGAGCATGCGCAGAAGGTGCGCGGCCACATCGACGCCCTCGGCGCCAAGAACTACTGGGAGCAGTTTCAGCCCGCGCCGGAGTTCGTCGTGCTCTTCCTCCCCGGCGACCATTTCCTCAGCGCCGCGCTCCAGGCCGACCCGCTCCTGCTCGACCGCGCCCTCGCCCGCCGCGTCCTCCTCGCCACGCCCACCACGCTCATCGCGCTGCTCAAGGCCGCCGCCTACGGCTGGCGCCAGGAGGCGGTCTCCCGCAACGCCGAGGAGATCAGCTCGCTCGGCCGCGCGGTGTACGACCGCGTCGCCAACTTCGCCGACAGCCTCGAGAAGGTCGGCCGCGGTCTCGAGACCGCCACCAAGGCGTACAACACCGCCGTCGGCTCCTTCGAGGGCATGCTCCTGCCCGGCGCCCGCAAGCTCGCCGACCTCGGCGCCAAGGGCACGAAGGATCTCTCCGCCCCCGGCCCCGTCGACACCGCCGCCCGCGAGGTCGTGAAACGCGCCTGA
- a CDS encoding hybrid sensor histidine kinase/response regulator produces MLTEKSPAAVVEKPLVLVVDDEYGPRESIAFSLSAEFAVDTAGRAREALAKVNERAYAVIVLDIRMPEMDGIRTLQELRKVDPHVAVIMLTGYGTLQTAQDAILAGANQYLRKPPDIPELLEGVRRQAQGTRLRRAQAQAMKDAQEMNVALKREIQQNEPQIWQARASVELVHDLNNPLTVVIGYAGLLAEEARPLTQRDPTLAKKLLEYSGMVEKAAEYCHHLSENWRFASKQVPQFTTVDLVQIAQEVRQVIFFGNAAIELGGDARARVRGSKFELMRVFQNLFKNALEAGASRLAVTFTALGSQIEVTIADNGPGMDAEQLKRAMHGGFSSKATGTGLGLSICRHLVGTHGATFALESMPGKGTTARLVFPMAAPE; encoded by the coding sequence ATGTTGACCGAGAAATCACCTGCTGCCGTGGTCGAAAAACCGCTGGTCCTCGTCGTGGACGACGAGTACGGACCGCGTGAATCCATCGCCTTCTCCCTGTCGGCGGAGTTTGCCGTGGATACGGCCGGACGGGCGCGGGAGGCGCTGGCGAAGGTGAACGAGCGGGCATACGCGGTGATCGTATTGGATATCCGGATGCCGGAGATGGATGGCATTCGCACGCTGCAGGAACTGCGGAAGGTGGATCCGCACGTTGCGGTGATCATGCTCACCGGCTATGGGACGCTGCAGACGGCGCAGGACGCGATTCTCGCCGGCGCCAACCAGTATCTGCGCAAGCCGCCGGATATTCCCGAGTTGCTGGAGGGGGTGCGGCGTCAGGCGCAGGGCACGCGGCTGCGCCGCGCGCAGGCGCAGGCCATGAAGGATGCGCAGGAGATGAACGTGGCGCTGAAGCGCGAGATCCAGCAGAACGAGCCGCAGATCTGGCAGGCGCGGGCCTCGGTCGAACTCGTCCACGATCTCAACAATCCGCTCACCGTGGTGATCGGCTATGCCGGCCTGCTGGCGGAGGAGGCGCGGCCGCTGACGCAGCGCGATCCGACGCTTGCCAAGAAGCTGCTGGAGTACTCCGGCATGGTCGAGAAGGCGGCCGAATATTGCCACCACCTGTCGGAGAACTGGCGCTTTGCCTCCAAGCAGGTGCCGCAGTTCACGACGGTGGACCTGGTCCAGATCGCGCAGGAGGTGCGGCAGGTGATCTTCTTCGGGAACGCGGCCATTGAACTGGGCGGCGACGCGCGCGCGCGGGTGCGGGGCTCGAAGTTCGAGCTGATGCGCGTGTTTCAGAACCTCTTCAAGAACGCGCTGGAGGCGGGGGCGTCCCGGCTGGCGGTGACGTTCACCGCGCTGGGCTCGCAGATCGAGGTGACGATTGCGGACAACGGCCCGGGCATGGACGCGGAGCAGTTGAAGCGGGCGATGCACGGCGGGTTCAGCAGCAAGGCCACCGGCACGGGCCTCGGCCTGAGCATCTGCCGGCACCTGGTGGGCACCCACGGCGCGACGTTTGCGCTGGAGTCGATGCCCGGCAAGGGGACGACCGCGCGCCTGGTATTCCCGATGGCGGCCCCGGAATGA
- a CDS encoding beta-ketoacyl synthase N-terminal-like domain-containing protein, with protein MKRRRVKITGIGPVTPAGIGRESFWRGILEPVSRVRVAASIPPEDGTFVAAEVPDFQLERHVPGVSGKRMARHTQLAIAAAQLALQDAGLSLAALRGVNPLVVVGASLMDFGAINRGMDMIMQVGRMTGIPASVFSASVSTIGGTLGEIIGGTPRVMALQSACCSGLDAIGHAMQRIAEGEAELAICGGTEAPLYLHPMLELCMAGFSPENLENPQAQCRPFDRWRTTGVIGEGACLLVLEPEESPRPGYAFVDGYAFVSDPVGALAEGLRESIRLALANARLRPAEIESVSAWGPGHRAVDAAEARALREIFGAGLADLPVTSIKGAIGNPLGAAGAIQTAAAALGLRDAMLPPTVNWKYPDPACALNLSAQPRHVTHRTALINSHGLSGTNACLVLAA; from the coding sequence ATGAAGCGGCGCCGCGTCAAGATCACCGGCATCGGCCCGGTCACGCCGGCCGGCATAGGGCGGGAATCTTTCTGGCGGGGCATCCTGGAGCCGGTGAGCCGCGTGCGCGTGGCGGCCTCGATTCCGCCGGAGGACGGCACGTTCGTCGCCGCGGAGGTGCCGGATTTCCAGCTCGAGCGCCACGTGCCGGGCGTGTCGGGGAAGCGGATGGCGCGGCACACGCAGCTGGCGATCGCGGCGGCGCAGCTGGCGCTGCAGGACGCGGGGCTGAGCCTGGCGGCGCTGCGCGGGGTGAACCCGCTCGTGGTGGTGGGCGCGTCGCTCATGGACTTTGGGGCGATCAACCGCGGGATGGACATGATCATGCAGGTGGGGCGCATGACGGGGATTCCGGCCTCGGTCTTCTCGGCCTCGGTGAGCACCATCGGCGGCACGCTGGGCGAGATCATCGGCGGCACGCCGCGGGTCATGGCGCTGCAGAGCGCGTGCTGCTCGGGGCTCGATGCCATCGGCCACGCGATGCAGCGGATTGCCGAAGGCGAGGCGGAACTGGCGATCTGCGGCGGCACGGAGGCGCCCCTGTATCTGCACCCGATGCTCGAATTGTGCATGGCGGGGTTCTCGCCGGAAAACCTGGAGAACCCGCAGGCGCAATGCCGGCCATTTGACCGCTGGCGGACGACGGGGGTGATCGGCGAAGGCGCGTGCCTGCTCGTGCTGGAGCCGGAAGAGAGCCCGCGGCCGGGTTATGCTTTCGTCGACGGCTACGCCTTTGTGTCGGACCCGGTGGGGGCGCTGGCGGAGGGGCTGCGCGAGTCGATTCGCCTGGCGCTGGCGAATGCGCGGTTGCGGCCGGCGGAGATCGAGAGCGTGAGCGCCTGGGGGCCGGGGCACCGGGCGGTGGATGCGGCGGAAGCGCGGGCGTTGCGCGAAATTTTCGGCGCCGGGCTGGCCGACCTCCCCGTGACCTCGATCAAGGGGGCGATCGGCAATCCGCTCGGGGCGGCGGGGGCAATTCAGACGGCGGCGGCGGCACTGGGGCTGCGCGACGCCATGCTGCCGCCGACGGTGAACTGGAAGTATCCCGATCCCGCGTGCGCGCTTAACCTGAGTGCCCAGCCCCGGCACGTGACGCATCGCACCGCGCTCATCAACTCACACGGCCTGTCCGGCACGAACGCATGTCTGGTATTGGCAGCGTAA
- a CDS encoding ATP-binding protein: MSGIGSVIFNPTLTAAAAALGVGFAAVWANPRRPVNRAFFLASAHVATWLTLFYLTVRMEEGLPWLRATTAVGAFFPLQLWLVRDAICDPGPLRTFLLRRWYWVALVTALGMLPFTYWFIPAHSTAEQEVYGSGYYVYMLGIVSAYVAVAAATVQAVRVQTGVKRLELRILLIGGCIAAIVIVALMVGRTVSGVRWLVGLQPLVILVFYVGMVVAITTGRVFDARQILLLALKRVVLVGVVSLAAYLLDRLLTFWLNDYLALYVTVGLALWFAAEVGWRLDRWMQFYPEAEVARQAAHAVALRENRVERLERGFADVLKGWGQTDLAIVLYQVRGDSPGRFAAGTTNDPVWEAMRDLGWATPERLARERTSPARVVVDAFLQERRLGALAYADGPAIAVLVGVGQAASRRPFTYPQVTQLMELATIIEGAFERAQLFAKVQHAEQLATVGLLGASLAHEIRNPLVTIKTFVQLLPAHYQDAAFREKFFRLIADEVNRIDRLTEQLLDLAAPRTYAATVVHLHPILRASLDLVATKAAHRNVQLVADFAAEPDVVYTDAAAAKQVMLNLCFNAIQALETQDERPRCVWVTTRKLPNSVEVAVTDTGPGIAPEVLPRLFKPFQTTKSSGFGLGLAICSDILTNLNASISVDPPAPGRGATFRVIFPCQPSSS; this comes from the coding sequence ATGTCTGGTATTGGCAGCGTAATCTTCAATCCGACGCTCACCGCGGCCGCGGCGGCGCTGGGCGTGGGCTTTGCCGCGGTGTGGGCCAACCCCCGGCGGCCGGTGAACCGGGCGTTCTTCCTGGCCTCGGCGCACGTCGCGACGTGGCTGACCCTCTTCTACCTGACGGTGCGGATGGAGGAAGGGCTGCCCTGGCTGCGGGCCACGACCGCGGTGGGGGCGTTCTTCCCGCTGCAGCTCTGGCTGGTGCGCGACGCGATCTGCGATCCCGGCCCGCTGCGGACGTTCTTGCTGCGCCGGTGGTACTGGGTGGCGCTGGTGACCGCGCTGGGCATGCTGCCCTTCACCTACTGGTTCATCCCGGCCCATTCGACGGCGGAGCAGGAGGTGTATGGGAGCGGGTATTACGTCTACATGCTCGGCATCGTTTCGGCATACGTGGCGGTGGCGGCGGCGACGGTGCAGGCGGTGCGGGTGCAGACCGGCGTGAAGCGTCTGGAGCTGCGCATCCTCCTCATCGGCGGCTGCATCGCGGCGATCGTCATCGTGGCGCTGATGGTGGGGCGCACGGTTTCCGGCGTGCGGTGGCTGGTCGGGCTGCAGCCGCTGGTCATCCTCGTGTTCTACGTCGGCATGGTGGTGGCGATCACGACGGGCCGGGTGTTTGATGCGCGGCAGATCCTGCTGCTCGCGCTGAAGCGGGTGGTGCTGGTGGGCGTGGTCTCGCTTGCCGCCTACCTGCTGGACCGGCTGTTGACCTTCTGGCTGAACGATTACCTGGCGCTGTACGTGACGGTGGGACTCGCCCTGTGGTTTGCCGCCGAGGTGGGCTGGCGGCTTGACCGGTGGATGCAGTTCTATCCCGAGGCGGAGGTGGCGCGTCAGGCGGCGCACGCGGTGGCGCTGCGGGAGAACCGGGTGGAGCGTCTGGAACGGGGTTTCGCCGATGTACTGAAAGGCTGGGGGCAGACCGACCTGGCGATCGTGCTGTATCAGGTGCGTGGGGACTCCCCGGGGCGGTTTGCCGCGGGGACGACGAACGATCCGGTGTGGGAGGCGATGCGGGACCTTGGCTGGGCCACGCCTGAGCGGCTGGCGCGCGAGCGCACCAGCCCGGCGCGGGTGGTGGTGGATGCCTTCCTGCAGGAGCGGCGGCTCGGCGCGCTCGCGTACGCGGACGGCCCGGCGATCGCGGTGCTGGTGGGCGTCGGGCAGGCGGCCTCGCGCCGGCCGTTCACCTATCCGCAGGTGACACAGTTGATGGAGCTGGCGACGATCATCGAGGGCGCCTTCGAGCGCGCGCAGCTCTTCGCGAAGGTTCAGCATGCCGAACAACTCGCGACGGTGGGCCTGCTGGGGGCGAGCCTGGCGCATGAAATCCGCAACCCGCTCGTCACGATCAAAACCTTCGTCCAGCTGCTGCCGGCGCATTACCAGGACGCGGCGTTTCGCGAGAAGTTCTTCCGGCTGATCGCCGACGAGGTGAACCGGATCGACCGCCTGACCGAGCAGTTGCTGGACCTGGCGGCGCCGCGAACCTATGCGGCGACGGTGGTGCACCTGCATCCGATCCTGCGGGCGAGCCTGGATCTCGTGGCGACGAAGGCCGCGCACCGGAACGTGCAACTGGTGGCGGATTTCGCGGCCGAGCCCGACGTGGTGTACACGGATGCCGCGGCGGCGAAGCAGGTGATGCTGAACCTTTGCTTCAATGCGATCCAGGCGCTGGAGACGCAGGACGAGCGGCCGCGGTGCGTGTGGGTGACCACGCGCAAACTGCCGAACAGCGTCGAGGTGGCGGTGACGGATACGGGGCCGGGCATCGCCCCCGAGGTGCTGCCGCGATTGTTCAAGCCGTTCCAGACCACCAAGTCGTCGGGTTTCGGACTAGGCCTTGCGATTTGCAGTGATATCCTCACGAATCTGAACGCCAGCATCTCGGTCGACCCGCCTGCTCCCGGGCGAGGGGCGACCTTTCGCGTCATCTTCCCATGCCAACCCTCGTCATCCTAG